The Halorubrum sp. BV1 nucleotide sequence ACGGCGACCCGGTCTTGGAGCGACTACAGCGGCGCAAGGAGTTCTTCGAGTACGCCGGCGACGCGATGCGAAACAACGCCGCGTTCTTTCTCGTGTTGAACCCGGATCAGCTCTCCGTCAACGAGACGGGACGGGCGATCGAGGGGTTCACCGACCGCGATCTGCGGGTTCGGGGACTCGTCGCGAACAAGCTCACGCCGCCGCCCGACGACGACGAAGACGGCCGCGGTGCCCGCTACCTCCGAGACAAGGTGCAAACCGAGCGAGACCGGATCCAACAGGTCCGCGAGGGGTTCGAGCCGCCGCTGGTCGCCGAGATCGAGTCGCGCACACGCGAAGTGCGCGGGAGCCTGCTCTCTGACGTCGCCGCCGAACTCGACGTCGAGACGTCACCGCCGAATTCGACGTAATCGCCGAACTCGACGTCGAGACGTCACCGCCGAATTCGATACCGAGACGTCGCAGCCGGTCCGTCGCGGATCGGCGGCGGGCGACGCGCACCGACTGACCGACGCGCGCGAGTGCCCGCTGAAGAGCGCGCGCAAGAGCGCGCGCGAAGGCATTCAACGCGAATCCACAGTTTCTTTTATATTGGGTAGGAGTGACAAGACTGCACTCGGCGGCTGATCTCGACCGAGGCGGCCGTTTTTCGGGTCTATCGTCACGATTGAAGACAATACTTAAGTATTCGATCGTGAACCACTATCACGAGGCAGGGAACCATGACAAGTGTAATCTGGATCGTAGTTGCCGTGCTCGGCACGTTCACCGTCGGGTATATGGGATACTCGCGGTACCTCTCGCGGTTCGTCGACCTTGACGACAGCCGAGAGACGCCGGCACACAAGTACGAAGACGGACAGGAGTACGTACCGGCGAAAAAGCCGGTACTACTGGGGCATCACTTTTCGAGTATCGCGGGCGGCGCGCCGATCGTCGGTCCGATCACGGCGGGAGCCATCTGGGGATGGGTCCCGGCGCTTCTGTGGGTGGCCATCGGAAACCCGCTTATGGGGGCGGTTCACGACTTCATCTCGCTGTCGAGCTCGATCCGACACGAGGGTCGGTCGATCGGATACATCGTCGGCCAGTACGTCGGCGAGCGCGGGAAGGACCTGCTCCTGTGGTTCGCGTTCCTCACGATCATCCTCGTCGTGGCGGTGTTCGCGCTCGTGGTCGGGATCGTGTTCAACGCGTACCCGCAGGTGACGACCGCGAGCTTCGTGTACATCCTCTTGGCGTTGGCGTTCGGGGTGTACCTCTACCAGCTCAACGGTCCGTTCATCCCGGGAACGATCCTCTTCGTCGCCGGCGTGTTCGCCGGCGTCTGGCTCGGCATTCAGTACCCGGTCGCGCTGTTCGAACTGGCCGGCGACGCCAGTCACCCGGCCGGCACCTTCGTGCTGTTCAGTGGCACCGGAAGCTGGGTCCCCGGCGCAGCGGCGCTCGGCGGTAACACCGCGGCGTGGATCCCGATAATCATGGTGTACGGCGCGGTCGCGAGTGCGCTCCCGGTGTGGGTGCTTCTCCAACCGCGAGATTACCTCTCATCGTTCCTGCTGTACGCGGGTGTCGGTGGTGGAGTCATTGCGATCATCGTCGGCACGATCCTCGGAACGTCCGCACAGCCGCTCGTCATCGATTCGTCGATCGGCGCGTTCGAGGGCTTCTGGGGCGTCGAAGCGGCGGGGCTGTATCCGCTGTTCCCGCTGCTTTTCATCACGATCGCCTGCGGGACGATAAGCGGGTTCCACTCGCTCGTCTCTTCGGGAACCACCTCGAAACAGCTGAACAAGGAGAGCGACGCCCGCCTCATCGGCTACGGTGGGATGCTCGGCGAGGGATTACTCGCAGCGCTGGCACTCTCGACGCTGGCGATCGCTGGGGTCACCTCCGGCGGCGGTATCGGCCGTGCACTCCCGAACTTCGCCGACGGTGGCGGGATCATCCTCACGAGCCTCGGGATTCCGGAGACGCTCGGTGCCGTGTTCATGGCGCTCGTCCTGGTGAGCTTCCTTCTCACCTCGACCGACACCGCGGTCCGGCTGGGTCGGTACATGATGGAGGAGATCGTTGGCATGGACGACGGGATGACCGTAAGCGGGCTTTCACCGAACCTCGGCTCGATCGCCCGCGGTCGGTACACCAACCCGCTCTTCCAGATCGGCATCGGCTACCTGCTCGTCATCTCCGGCGAGTGGGCGACGCTGTGGGCGCTGTTCGGCGGTGCGAACCAGTTGCTCGCGGCGCTCGCCCTGTTGACGGCCACCGTCTGGCTCGCCAACTGGGACGAGTCCAAGCAACTGATCTCTACGGGCGTCCCGATGGCGGTGATGGTGGCTATCACCGTGCTCGGCCTCACATGGCTGGCGATCTACCAGAACCTCTATACGAACCTGATCGGCGGCGGCGCGGAGACCGTCGGCGCGCAGATCTCGTCTGCGACGCAGATGATCCTCGCGTTCGTGCTGATCGGGCTCGCGCTGTCGCTCGTGAAGATCGGCCTCGGCAACATTCGGTCGGTCCGCGGGGGCGGTGACGCGCCCGCGGCCGAACCGAGCGACGACTGACGTAGTCGCGGTGCGGACCGATCGGGTCCCCTGCTTTCTTCCTCCACGCGGTTCATCTTTCGAGCGGTGCCGCCGCCGAGACGTCCGTCCGGTCGCTTTCTACCGCCAGAATCGCTTCGCGAACCGCGAGAAGAACCCCTCCTCGGGCTCCTCGACCGGCTCCCACAGCCGAAACGCGCCGGCGACGTCTGCGACCTCGCTTGCGACGAGGTGCTCGTGGTCCGGCGCGACGACGACGAGGTTCACCTCGTAATGGCCGTAGTAGCCGAGTTTCAACAGCGTCCGGTCGCGGAACCCCTCGACGAAGTCGGCGACGGTG carries:
- a CDS encoding carbon starvation protein A; translation: MTSVIWIVVAVLGTFTVGYMGYSRYLSRFVDLDDSRETPAHKYEDGQEYVPAKKPVLLGHHFSSIAGGAPIVGPITAGAIWGWVPALLWVAIGNPLMGAVHDFISLSSSIRHEGRSIGYIVGQYVGERGKDLLLWFAFLTIILVVAVFALVVGIVFNAYPQVTTASFVYILLALAFGVYLYQLNGPFIPGTILFVAGVFAGVWLGIQYPVALFELAGDASHPAGTFVLFSGTGSWVPGAAALGGNTAAWIPIIMVYGAVASALPVWVLLQPRDYLSSFLLYAGVGGGVIAIIVGTILGTSAQPLVIDSSIGAFEGFWGVEAAGLYPLFPLLFITIACGTISGFHSLVSSGTTSKQLNKESDARLIGYGGMLGEGLLAALALSTLAIAGVTSGGGIGRALPNFADGGGIILTSLGIPETLGAVFMALVLVSFLLTSTDTAVRLGRYMMEEIVGMDDGMTVSGLSPNLGSIARGRYTNPLFQIGIGYLLVISGEWATLWALFGGANQLLAALALLTATVWLANWDESKQLISTGVPMAVMVAITVLGLTWLAIYQNLYTNLIGGGAETVGAQISSATQMILAFVLIGLALSLVKIGLGNIRSVRGGGDAPAAEPSDD